The nucleotide window GTTATCATAATTTCTATATCTAATTGTTTgagaaatattaaatattcaGGGGGTGAGTATTTTTATCCGtgattactttcccttttcttttttatatttttttatacttCCTTAATTCACAAGTAATAGTCacatttaactttttaatttgTCTAAAATTATCTGTCACATTTAGAACATCAaggaaaattaataattttttttcaattttatcctGTATCtctataaaatacaataaatatttattcaattatctaaaattaatattatcacctcctttttaattaaatcagCTATTTGTCACGTTAATATTCATTCATTCAGATTTTCAATAAAGGATAATTGAGTAAATTATTAGTATTTTTTCTATGAAAATGAGGTTATTCAATCATTTCCTTAATCACTGTGCTTCTTATTGATAAATCTTAATTAGTTTTATCTCTTACTTAGAGAGAATTTATTGTCTCTTCTTctgtaaaaatttaatattttctcaTTTAGATGATTTATTGTTTCTTCTTTTGCGCTTATTTTTCTTCATCATGAAGTTTATTAgattatttattttgttatttaggTATGAATCAAGGATAGGAAGTACAAATTTTCTATTCATCTATCAAAGTTTGATGATTTATAGAATGGTCTTATAGAAAAATAGTAAAGTCTAACAATTATAAATTACAACTTAGTGGACTATTTTTCCTATCAAATGACCAACTCAAATGTTCTTTCAACACAATCACGTCCTTAAAATtaagataatttttattaaattttgtgtaaataatttatcttaaatttttttatgtaaaattatagtaatatgaaaatttatacttaatttgTATTCTATGTCCATTTGATGAATGTTgtatcttttattaaaaaaaaaaatcaatccttCCCATTAATTACCAATTAATTAATTGAGTCTATTACAATATTGTAAAATTAATTCGAGCTCCACATGGACCTTACAATTCATAAGGAAATTTTGAGTAATTgcctttaattttagttagtgaatATATAAAGACCATTAGTTGTGTATTTAGTTAGTGAATATATAAAGACCATTAGTTGTGTATTTGAATACACAACTAATGGTCTTTATATATTCACTAACTAAAATTGGTATGAAAATTTCAGAAACTCCTTGTTATTGGGTAAACCAGtaagtgataaaaaaaaaatctcataatAAACTATCAAAATTCTTGCCCTGTGAACTTCATAGGTAGGCTGTTTCAAATCTATACTATATATCTAGTCTTAATACCTTCAgaacaagagaaaaaaaaaattaattgtgagaaattcagAGAAACAAATATATATGCTTGTATTTGCATTTCACCACCACAGCAACTTGGGGGGCATGCAATGGTATGGCCTCAAGAAAATACACGGTCAAGTGGGCAGACCCTGCACATACGTCAAGATTCTCATCAACTGTTAAAAACCAATTTCAGCTTTCTCTTTCTTGACTCCATTTCAATGAGTTTTAATGGATCGTGTAGTAGAAAGTATTAAATTCTTTTCCTAATCCTCtgcaaaacctatttaattatttaaaagcaATAGAGTACACATAGAGTTGGCCAATATTGATGGTAAATTCCCAATTGATTGGCAATCGAGTGTGAGATCAGCATTATCGTCCAAGTGATTAATGACATAAAGATGGAAGCTTGTCACAACTGATGGCCAGGAAATTGCTGTGTTTAAATGTTATCATGAAGAGATCCCATGAGATCCACAACCACCAAAAATTATAACAAATGTACGGTAtagaaatatttttttgaaaactattttttctattttttaatatttagagacattaaaaaaaaataccaatggaaaatatttttttattaaaataaaaatattatttaaaaaaaatgacttttattttaaaaaaattattttttattttttaaattttaaaaattttattaaaatgtaaatatatttataaatatatgaaataaataaatattattaatttaaacgttatcattaaataacaaaaattttatgaaaaatatttttttaaaaaataatttttataaatataagtcGAAACAAACGGAGAAGTAATGATTTCTTATACTTTAGAACGCTAAATAATTCCATAAATCGGTGGTTGACGATTGGGCGGCGAACCCCGATAAATGGGGCGTTTTATCTTAAACTTGTCCCGGTCAAAAACGTCGGTAACTATTGCGCATATAACCAACTTTAAGGATGAACCGTCAATAGATAACAGTGAAGTGACTAATTTTCATGTACTTTTCCGACATGACTCGCAAGTCCAAAAACTCACTTCATTCTCTTCCCCTCTCCTCCAACCATAATTACATTTCTGATGCTCACTCTTCCCAATCTCCTTGTGAATCAAATGATGAAGATGATGACGAACTACAACAACCCATTGACGATCACCGATTCTCCGTCGATTCCACTTCATTATCCTCTCTGAATTCAGCATCAATTTCCCAACCAAAATTTCAGCCCTCTAATTCCTATGTAAATGTTGCACCATTGCCAGTCTTTCATGGCCAGCCTAATGAATGCCCTTTTGCACATTTAAGCCGTTTTGTCAAAGTTTGTAGAGCAAACAATGCTTCTTCTACTGATACGATGATGAGAATTTTCCCAGTCACTCTTGAAAACGAGGCTGCTCTTTGGTATGATCTTAATATCGAACCATATCCCTCGCTTTCTTGGGACGAAATTAAGATTTCCTTTTTAGAGGCATACCATAGAATTGAATTTGTGGATCAGTTGCGGTCGGAACTTCTGATGTTAAATCAAGAGAGTGACGAATCTGTTAGGTCCTATTTCTTGAGACTGCAATGGATTTTGAAGAGATGGCCTGAGCATGGACTCTCAGATAATATGCTTAAAGAGATCTTTGTACATGGATTGACGGAAGATTTTCGAGATTGGATAATTCCACAGAAACCCAGTTCGCTAAATGAGGCATTAAGGTTGGCTTTCAGTTTTGAGCAAGTTAAGAGCATTAAGTTGtttagaaagagaaaagagaagcaGATGATGGTTTCTTCAGAGAAGGGTAGTGAGAGTGATCAAGCAGGGAAGGAAATTGCAGACGAGGATGAGGATGTAAAAGAAGATGACGATGATGAGGAGGGGATGTTTAGTTGGAAAAAGACAGAAAAGAGCCAGAGGCAGTGCCAGTGTTCCAAGCATCAATGCTGGAAGAAGCTTGAGAGGAATAATAGTGCAGTAACTAGAACTTCTACCGCATAAGGATTTAAACatccttttctttttcattttagaATATTTCCAATGTGTTATCTATCATGGTTGTGTTTAGATTTGCAGATTATTTGACAATACCACACATGATCTTTTCAAATTTATGATAACAAATGTCCCAAATTTTCATACTAATTGATATTAGCCCTAGTTGGGGTAAGGagtaatcaaaaataaaattttattaaaaaaggtgaatttgaaattaattataaaaaatgagTAGACAGACAGAGTACGGAACACTAACTATaatagcatttttaaaatttggaaactatttataatagcgtccaactttcttttaaataataaaaaattaattaaaaataacttttttaaatttttaattattttattttatattttaaataaattaaaaatattattttactaaataaaattataatatttaatattatatattttaaatttttattatgaatattattttttaatttaaaattaaattaaaatttaataaaataaaaaattaaaattaaataattaaataaataaataaatttaaacaaAGTTGAAcgcttttttaaatttttaattattattattttttatttttaaaattatttattattttaaaattaaaaaaataataaataatttaagaaaatttaaaaatattattttaaaaatattattttaaaattaaaaaaataaataattaaaaaaattaaaaaaaaaaagttagaggcttctttaaatttttaattattttattttatatttttataattatttattattttaaaattaaaaaaataataaataatttaagaaaatttaaaaatattattttaaaattaaaaaaataaataattaaaaaaatttaaaaaaagttaGAGGcttctttaaattaaaaatattattttaataaataaaatcataatatttaatattatatattataaatattattttttaatttaaaattaaattaaaatttaatgaaataaaaaattaaaattaaaaaaataaataataaataataattattattattaataataaaataattaaaattttaaaaaagcatttaacttttcttaaatttttttaattattaatttttttaactttaattttttattttattaaattttaatttaattttaaattaaaaaataatatttataataaaaatttaaaatatataatattaaatattatatttttatttattaaaataatattttaatttatttaaaatataaaataattaaaaatttaaaaaaaaattcgacGCTACTCAgcgtctaatttttttttaacttttctaattatttatttttttaattttttatttttattaaattttaatttaattttaaattaaaaaataatatttataataaaaatattataatatatattattaaatatttataattttatttattaaaatattatttatattttatttaaaatataaaataaaataattaaaaattaaaaaaaaatattaacgctactataagtagcgtctaacctttacattttattttaattaattttttattatttaaagaaaCGTTATTTTGAAtagtattctttttttttttttttttttttcatcctattatatattataaatagcgTTTAAAAAAAACACTATTATAGTTAGCATACCATACTCAATCCGTCTAACTCAGCATAATTCaccttttttaataattaatttcaaattcactttttttagtaaaattttatttttgattacccctttttaattaaaaaaaaaaaaccccctAATTGGTGTCTTGAGTTTCTTTCtccaaaaattgtaataaaaaaattctaGTGAGGGTATCAACTTTCAAACCTTTGTTAATTAGAAATAATTCTATTTCAAACATCGAGTCGTTGTAGTATAGTGGTGAGTATTCCCGCCTGTCACGCGGGCGACCCGGGTTCGATCCCCGGCAACGGCGTTAAATTTCTTTTTTGCCCCTTGTTTGTCGGCATTCAAAATCAAGTTGACAGGCTTTTTTTttctgaatatatatatatatatatatatatatatatacatatagagAGTTAATGGCCTTTCTGCAGATTATATCATGAATTTAgggttatatttttaattttccaaatttttttaGCTTTTTTTTCTTTACTATGAAATTAAGCTCATCCCAGattttcttttttgaaaaaaaatatgattattttatttttaataaaataataaatcttattttataaatagttagcattatataaattaataatttttttatctaatgataaaaaaaaaattaggggtaAATAAAGTGaatataaaaacaaaataatcatGGGAAGACATCTCCGATATGACTATATGATTATTGACATCAAACCTTGGCTCCGTTCTTAAATGCTAGGCAGCGTTAATTATTCTTTCCTCATTGAAGCAAAAACATTGATCACAGGCCGAGATTTGCAGCATCAAACGAGAATAGGCAAATTAATATATGCAACTGGTCGAATactcatttacaagtttttccgcTGTGAATATACAATTTGGTTTTTGCCTAGTTGCTTACTCCCTCAGTTTAATGCAGATCAACACAGAACTAAACAATGATTTCACATTTTCACTGTGATTTAATGGTTGGCTTCCCCCATCCAATAAAGGACAGAAAGAGGGAGAGTTGAGAAAGCAATCCATTTGTAAGAATGCACTTCAGTATGCATCATTTGCCATCGTTTAGTCCAACCTTAGATTGAGCTCGCTCTTAAAACGAACGCTTGACTTGGGCAACGCTACCCCAAGCCTGCCCAACTAATTGAAGATAGTTTAGTTCCTAATTCTATCCCCCTTGCTGTTTGATGCTTTCGTTAggagcttttttttttcttctaattaaaattaaaagatttttacacaatgatttcattttttattatattataatgtaaCATTATGTAGGATTATTACAATAACAGGAACAAGGATAAGCCTTGCACATCAACAACAAGCTACAGATTTTCACTAGGGTTACAACTTCCACTTAGCTTGACATAACAACAATTAACGCTACATTCCAGAAGAAATAATCAAATAAACACACAGCATATATAGTAGTATCTCTCTAAGAAGAGCCTGTTGAACTTTTCCTACCTTTACCAGGAGCACCGCCACTATAACCAGAGCCTGAACCACCTCCAAAGCCAGAGCCACTGCCTCCACCTGTACCGCCTCCGCCACCTCAACCACCACCTTGTCCACCAAAGCTTCCTCCACTGGCCTCCCTGCCAGAGCCACTGCCAAACCCATACCCGGAACCAGAACCACTTCCACTCCTACTTCCACCCCCACCACCTCCTTCTCCTCCACCGCCACCTCCAGCACGAACGCTTCCACCGGCCGAAGGTGACTGTGAAGGAGAATTTTGTGGAAGAGAACGTGGAGGAGGGCTTACAGCTTGGACACAGAGAGCAAAGCTGATAAGTAGAAGAAATACTGAGCAGACCAAAAAAGGACGAGCCATTTGCGGTCGATGTAGGGAAGTGACTTTCCAAAGAGCTATATATATAAACACCCTACTGGTGTTGATAACGCGTAAAGCTCATCAACTGAATAGGGTTTCGGTGCATGGCTGCTTAGtgttattattaattaaactatACACTCATCATTTTCAGTGCCAAAATAAGGCGTTACAGTTTAAAAAAACACAATAAAGACATTTAATTTGCAGGGTTCTTTAGGCCTTTTTTTGACCAAATCTAACTTTTATGCATTGTATAATTTAACCTTCCGTTTCCTGTATTAGTGCAGGAAAGCTGTAAAAGTGATGGCCACAATGCTCGGTTCTGGGAAAAATTTTATGATCGATGGCAACTTCTACGTGGGTCTCATCATATTATATGTTGCGCTGAATAAATGACTGATTATTGAAAGCACGATATTTACGAACTCGGAGGCCTGATCCAATGTACGTCCCACCAATTTAAAGCCCCCATCTAGAGTTGCAATCTTACGTTACTAAGCTCGGATGCTGAGATTTCTCTTCCACAGAATCAAAAAGATTAGCGATGTGAGATAATAAGATTCCTCTTTTATCTATGCTTTGCTTGTATAAAATGGCGATTTCGAGGCCAATCAAATCTCTCAACGGTTAAAAGATTAAGTACTCACATTTGAGTAAAATTACAAATTCATCGaaagaaattgaccaaataatgAGCGAGTCTACCcgaaggaaatgcttagaatggCTTGGAAGGGTGCGCCAAGGCCGTGCGGTAGGCAGTAGCCCCACGCGTGGACGACGCTGGAAAAACCCATTAGCAAGCCAATGTAGTGGACTGGACCCACCCCTTATAATTTAACACCATATGTCCGCTGGCCCACACGTATTATGCATTtgacttaaaaaaatatatatatactacACTTTGATCTTACGTCTATTGTTGAAATTAttgttataatatattaattaaaatttgttaaaaattaattttaaattaaatttgaaataatttaatcAAAGTGTTATTAAAGTTTAATTTGATATGTAGTAGGCTTGAATTTAATGTGAAACGTGGGccttgaatttaattaattaaaattttttatttatatattattattggagcATTAGTTGTTAAAAATGTAGTTtagaaatattaataaaatagtattaaaaaataatttaatgtacattaatgataaaatttttacaatttttaaaattttgaatttttttttcagaaaacattttttttttaacttctcaATTTCAACCTCAAACATGGCTATGGCATAGACGTGGTTGAGAACTTCCCTTCGGATGttgtgattatatatatatatatatatatatatatatataaatgggcCTATTTATTAGAACAAAAATTAACTAAAAGTTCTCGCGGATTCTGACTGCATTTAATGAATTATGCTTGTTGCATGCATGCATACATTCTGAACCCGAatatgcaatttttttttctcttagaaaaattattaattaatttctatattttaataaaattaataatttatattttaaaaaatatactactTAATTTATATACTTTACtttgttaaattatttagtcTCCTCATCAAACTTTTTATTAGTCAATActagttaaattattatttaattcatctattttaagaaaattaatcaGTTGatttctatattttgaaaaatactacTATTTAGTCCGTGTGaactaatttttatattttaaaaaatataatattttgaaaaatatattctcagataaaaataaaaattttactatataaaaactaaatctaaatttaccctttatttttaaattattcaagTATTTCTATTCAATTCTTTTGATATCatttttgagttttttattagaaaataattttttttattatttagagatGTAAGAAAACTGATCAATTAAACTTGTTGTATAGACATTTTCtatcattttttttataaaaaagatGAAAAGTAGGGAGAGAATGAAGGGAGATCGGATGTGAGTGCAAAGAATGAGAAacataaagagaaaaaaaaaataaaggagagTAAGAGAGAAATAAGAGAAGAGAATTATGGTAATtgagatataaaaaataattataagactaaaCAAATAATGAAAACAAATTACAAAGACTAACTAATGTGATTTTTAAAATACAAGagtaactaattagtttcactaaaatagagagattaaataataattttactagtattgacaaataaaaaaattgacGAAGGAATAAATAGTTTAATGAAAGTAAAATAGATggattaaatagtatattttttaaaatataaatatcaaataattaattttattaaaatgtatgtactaaataataattttgcctTAAATTTTGCATGTTCAAATTCGtgaatagaaaaaaataataataataataatgctctGCTGTGAAATGTTGTCAATTAGATACtcgtaattttatttttaacccATTCTCGCTCAAGTTTATTTActcaattatgatttaattacttaaaattttaattttgatataaGAATATCTTCTTATTGTTCAATtcaattagttaaagtgttgtaaTTATATATGGACAATATTTCTAATCAATTAACCTAATTACATTATAACAAGAGCCCATCATTGTTAATAATAATCTCAAGCCAACCATAAAAAAGGATTTGTACGTAACAAAATTCAAAGGAAACAACAATTAGCATTGAAACATGAAATTGCAAAACACAGCAACTGATACAAATTAACTACGATCCATGTCTCCAGAGAGACCACTAGCTAGATGGCAATGACTTAACATAAACTCACTACTTATACTGAACAGAATATTAACGCGTTAACTAAGAAGCTAAAACATCAAACACAAAGCTAATGTACTTAACTAAGGACATGGTAAAATCCCACCACTAGAGCCACCCACACCACCAACAGCACCACCAGCGGCACCTCCACCAGCTCTACCACCTAGGCCACCAATGCCCCCCAGCCCACTGAGACCTCCTCCAGTACCAAGACCACTATATCCCCCTATTCCACCAACTCCACCAATTCCACCATACTTGCCAATTCCACCTAGCCCACCAACTACACCAGCGTAACCACCCATCCCTGCAAAGCCACCAACACCACCATAGATGAAATTCTTTTTGTCTTTAAGACCAGTGCTGGTAGGTGACTCAGCCACGGGTGCAGTAGCATGCACAAAAACTTGCTCATCCCTTGGGAGGTTTTTGACCGTTAACTTAGGTGGACAAggaagaaaatgcttttggtcaCTTAGAGCAGTATGATCAGAAGGCACATTACGTGCACTTGCATGCACAAAAGCGAAAACAAGACCAAGAATGTAAAACCACCTACCCATCGAACTCAGTTAGCTAGTTGAGGTTGATGTATATGTGGTGGTGGTGTTGCATGGCTGATGGATTATATACAAGGGAATGGAGGGTTGGTGACAGTTGAGGGTCATAAAAGGGTGACTTTGCTCTCACAATCTCGAGAAGGGAAATTCTTTGAATTTTGAATCAGAGAGTTAGGTAAATCAAAAGAAGGGAAATTTAAAGAAGTCATGTGTCCTGTCTCATTCATTCATGCCTGCTAATTGCCAGATTTTTTATGTACTTTCATTAAACTTATACTAAATTTCTACAGTTCGAAAAAAAGTACATAAACTCTCATTCAAATATTATATCAAAATAAAGAGTTGGGTTAAATTTTATTTAGGACATAATTACATAGCatttaaaaaaaagagaaaattaataatgataaaaataattaataattattttaattttagaaaattttaattcaaaaaattctcattaattttatttttttaatgatgaaatttaaattgtatGTTGGCTGGAATATGATATGAGTTTACTTTTTGTTGTCATTGCTATGGAACTAACTAGCAAGTAGATGCGTCCTTCGATGTGCATTAACTTTACAGCCAAGTTGGCAATGCATCCTTCTTCGGCTCTTTAGTTGTAACTAGGGTGTACAAATAAATCGACAAACCGATCAATCTCATatgaataaatttaaatttaaattagtgattttatatataattacttTTGATTTAAGTTTCaagttaatataataaaaatcgaATCTAAACCCTCACAcgcgcatatatatatatataaaatacgtaaataactttattttattttttatttttattgaacaatacatattttattttttaattaatgcaTGATAAATAGGTGTATGAAAAAAGTTTAACAAGAGTTGAATTACAAAAATTAAACAAGGATTAAAACAAGTAAAAATTAcccaaatcaaatttaatttgttagctttaatttaaatattatcaaAATTGACTTTTTCGATTTAATTTGGTAAAATACATCGAATTCGTTCAAATCGATTCATGTACACTCCTAATTTTAGCGATTCACAAAATTTTAaagatttttaatttttgttatataaaaaaaagaaattcttaaataaatatgttaaaatattaattaattaacaacgattatttaatttatatactgCAATTGTTAAta belongs to Hevea brasiliensis isolate MT/VB/25A 57/8 chromosome 4, ASM3005281v1, whole genome shotgun sequence and includes:
- the LOC110638412 gene encoding glycine-rich protein 23-like, which produces MGRWFYILGLVFAFVHASARNVPSDHTALSDQKHFLPCPPKLTVKNLPRDEQVFVHATAPVAESPTSTGLKDKKNFIYGGVGGFAGMGGYAGVVGGLGGIGKYGGIGGVGGIGGYSGLGTGGGLSGLGGIGGLGGRAGGGAAGGAVGGVGGSSGGILPCP